Proteins co-encoded in one Aspergillus fumigatus Af293 chromosome 6, whole genome shotgun sequence genomic window:
- a CDS encoding putative plasma membrane antiporter, which translates to MLHPILDINNFNVVLAVISTYVLLFGFISLKIKQRWYLGEALPAFLAGVAFGPAAARFLKVSQWAGDDSDGDHDITYDLARLVIGIQLVKVGYQLPRKYLKERFKEMTICLLPLTAIGWLATSGCIMLMIPRISFLSALIIGSCVACTDPILSQAIAKGPFADNYVRRPLREFISSEAGGNDGFGFPFLLLAVALLRYAEAPDNTASLEDFDLARGIPDSLGTADIGRFGGGVTRALRHWAIEGVLYMMVLGSGYGALIGFISRKLLNLASKRRWIDNECFALMPVAVGLFIVGTCGCFGSDETLACFVAGNALNWDGLYHAELQARHDAFNSTLETLLNFGICMYLGAVMPWDQFHMPDTTGITVWRLIVLGFLILLFRRMPAILLGYRFMPKVCRNWREALFMGYFGPIGVGAIAYAEYARRLFPAPGKSDREINDLTAAISPGMILVFVFHREQMDVLMFPSCLLVGSIFDHRPRPVRPRAQRFIQAVQGTVYLRPPGGSRPPVGERATPEQQYNRTRATLNNREQPLFPLTGRGSANATILPRRYRGNTKTE; encoded by the exons ATGTTACACCCTATTCTCGATATTAATAACTTCAACGTTGTACTGGCGGTGATAA GCACATACGTCCTCCTATTCGGATTTATATCGCTGAAAATCAAACAGAGATGGTACCTGGGTGAAGCTT TGCCTGCTTTCCTGGCTGGCGTCGCGTTTGGACCGGCTGCGGCGAGATTTCTCAAGGTCTCCCAATGGGCTGGTGACGATAGCGATGGAGACCACGATATTACCTAC GACTTGGCTCGTCTGGTCATTGGCATCCAATTAGTCAAAGTTGGATATCAGTTGCCTCGGAAATATCTGAAGGAACGGTTCAAGGAAATGACCATTTGCTTACTTCCACTCACTGCCATCGGCTGGCTTGCGACATCTGGATGCATCATGCTCATGATTCCGCGTATTTCCTTC TTATCTGCCCTTATAATCGGCTCCTGTGTAGCATGTACAGACCCAATTCTATCCCAAGCAATTGCCAAGGGCCCTTTTGCCGACAATTATGTTCGTCGCCCTCTCCGTGAATTCATCTCGTCTGAGGCAGGGGGTAACGACGGCTTTGGCTTCCCCTTCCTACTACTGGCTGTCGCCCTTTTGCGGTACGCTGAGGCACCTGACAATACAGCCAGTCTGGAAGACTTTGATTTGGCAAGGGGGATCCCGGACTCGCTGGGCACGGCTGATATCGGACGTTTTGGCGGTGGAGTTACCCGCGCTTTGAGGCACTGGGCAATCGAAGGTGTGCTCTATATGATGGTATTGGGATCGGGATATGGTGCTCTTATAGGCTTCATAAGTCGCAAGCTTCTTAACCTCGCTTCCAAGAG GAGATGGATCGATAACGAATGTTTCGCCCTCATGCCTGTGGCTGTCGGG TTATTCATCGTCGGCACATGCGGCTGCTTCGGCTCCGATGAGACGTTGGCTTGTTTCGTGGCCGGGAACGCACTGAACTGGGACGGGCTGTATCACGCCGAGTTGCAGGCCCGGCATGACGCCTTCAACTCGACCCTGGAAACACTGTTGAATTTCGGGATCTGCATGTACCTGGGCGCGGTGATGCCATGGGATCAATTTCATATGCCGGACACAACTGGAATCACCGTCTGGCGGCTGATCGTATTGGGATTCCTCATCCTGCTTTTTCGCCGTATGCCAGCGATCTTGCTCGGGTACCGGTTTATGCCGAAGGTGTGCCGTAACTGGAGGGAAGCCTTGTTTATGGGATACTTCGGACCAATCG GTGTGGGGGCGATCGCATATGCAGAATACGCTCGTCGACTGTTCCCGGCCCCTGGGAAGAGTGACAGGGAAATCAACGACTTGACCGCTGCCATCTCTCCCGGTATGATACTCGTCTTTGTCTTTCACAGAGAGCAAATGGATGTTCTGATGTTCCCTAGTTGTTTACTGGTTGGTTCTATTTTCGATCATCGTCCACGGCCTGTCCGTCCCCGCGCTCAACGCTTTATACAAGCTGTTCAAGGTACCGTGTATCTGCGACCACCCGGTGGAAGTCGTCCTCCTGTCGGAGAACGAGCCACTCCCGAACAACAGTACAATCGAACCAGGGCGACACTCAATAATCGTGAACAACCGCTTTTCCCGCTCACCGGACGAGGAAGCGCAAACGCGACGATTCTCCCGCGACGATACAGAGGCAATACTAAGACCGAGTGA
- the pex11 gene encoding PEX11 family protein — translation MVADALVYHPALAHYLRFVATTVGRDKILRTLQYFSRFYAWYLYRTNRPQSAIDPYNAIKKQFGTTRKILRIGKFVEHLKAAALAADNKSPIDPVLRYLAIGRQLGYAGYLTLDTITVVDVIGVKKLATAKRLQESAYRSWMAGLACSAIAGVYTLWRLQEKEKTLDRKEGEGVVEAKKLEKERAAARIQLISDLCDLTVPISALGLASLDDGIVGIAGTISSLIGVWAQWRKTA, via the exons ATGGTTGCCGACGCTCTGGTTTATCACCCTGCTTTGGCGCACTACTTGCGCTTTGTCGCGACAACTG TCGGTCGTGACAAGATCTTGCGTACTCTACAGTACTTCTCCCGCTTCTATGCCTGGTACCTTTACCGCACCAACCGCCCCCAGTCCGCCATCGATCCCTACAATgccatcaagaagcagtTCGGCACAACACGAAAGATCCTCAGAATTGGAAAATTTGTGGAGCACCTCAAGGCTGCCGCGCTTGCCGCTGACAACAAGAGTCCCATCGATCCTGTGCTTCGGTACCTCGCCATCGGCCGCCAGCTCGGTTATGCCGGTTACCTGACTCTCGATACCATCACTGTCGTGGACGTGATCGGCGTTAAGAAGCTCGCTACCGCCAAGCGGTTGCAAGAGTCTGCCTACCGTTCTTGGATGGCGGGATTGGCCTGCAGCGCCATCGCTGGAGTCTACACTTTGTGGAGgctgcaggagaaggagaagacacTCGACCGTAAGGAGGGAGAGGGTGTCGTAGAAGCCAAgaagctcgaaaa GGAACGTGCTGCCGCCCGTATCCAGCTGATCTCCGACTTGTGCGACTTGACCGTTCCCATCTCCGCGCTTGGCCTCGCCTCCCTCGATGATGGTATTGTGGGCATTGCCGGTACTATCAGCAGTTTGATCGGAGTGTGGGCGCAGTGGCGTAAAACCGCATAG
- a CDS encoding putative MFS phospholipid transporter (Git1) gives MMASKEDTQPSPAMTPEKTSKSLDPIPIEEIPLENTQKSRWERSWPTIACGAGLFSDGYLNGVIGPVNTMLSKIYPDTYKNSPASRNVSSIVFAGTVLGQLIFGYVSDHWSRKWALMVSTVILIIFSALSAGSYGAHGSQAGLFAALTAYRFFLGIGIGGEYPAGSVAAAESTGELKSGHRNRWFIMFTNFQIDFGFVVSSFVAMILMLIFTENHMRAAWRVALGLGVIPPLSLFYLRLKLDEPEEFNRQRMHKFPIWLIIKYYWKRLLVVSLIWFIYDFSAYSFGIYSSEWLSIILGDSAPLWKTFGWSTVTNLFYIPGSFLGALTSDWIGPRNTLALGVALQGIVGFIMAGCYVYLREAKNVAAFVVVYGIFSSLGEFGPGDNIGLCAAKTSATSIRGQYYAIAAAFGKIGAFVGTYVFPIIQNNAPNDVRQGQDPYFVSSSLCIFSAFLAYFLLPPIGQDTITEEDAKFRAYLEAQGYDTSTLGNHRPQH, from the exons ATGATGGCTTCCAAGGAAGACACCCAGCCTTCTCCTGCGATGACTCCTGAGAAGACCTCGAAGTCTCTTGATCCAATACCCATCGAAGAGATACCGCTGGAGAATACTCAGAAAAGCCGCTGGGAGCGTAGTTGGCCAACCATTGCTTGCGGCGCCGGTCTCTTTTCTGACGGGTATCTCAATGGA GTCATTGGGCCGGTCAATACTATGCTAAGCAAGATTTACCCTGACACGTACAAAAACTCTCCTGCCAGTAGGAATGTCTCTTCCATCGTCTTTGCAGGAACCGTGCTTGGTCAACTTATTTTCGGCTATGTCAGTGATCATTGGTCGAGGAAATGGGCTTTGATGGTCTCCACGGTGATTTTGATCATTTTCAGCGCGCTCTCTGCCGGCTCCTACGGAGCTCATGGTAGCCAAGCTGGTTTGTTCGCCGCTCTGACCGCGTATCGGTTCTTCCTAGGAATCGGAATAGGTGGGGAGTATCCTGCAGGCAGTGTAGCAGCAGCGGAAAGCACGGGCGAGCTGAAGAGCGGCCATCGCAATCGCTGGTTCATCATGTTCACGAACTTCCAGATTGACTTTGGATTCGTCGTCTCTTCTTTTGTTGCcatgattttgatgttgATATTTACGGAGAACCACATGCGTGCTGCTTGGCGTGTGGCTCTAGGACTAGGCGTCATTCCGCCTCTCAGCCTGTTCTACTTGCGATTGAAGTTGGACGAGCCGGAGGAATTCAACAGGCAACGCATGCACAAGTTTCCTATTTGGTTAATTATAAA GTACTACTGGAAGCGCCTG CTTGTGGTCTCCCTGATTTGGTTCATCTATGATTTTTCGGCCTATTCGTTCGGCATCTACTCTTCCGAATGGCTTTCAATTATCCTGGGCGACAGCGCTCCTCTCTGGAAGACCTTTGGGTGGAGCACAGTCACCAATCTTTTCTACATTCCAGGTTCTTTTTTGGGTGCACTGACGAGCGACTGGATCGGTCCGCGCAACACTTTAGCTCTCGGAGTTGCCCTGCAGGGTATCGTCGGCTTTATCATGGCTGGTTGCTACGTATATCTCCGGGAGGCAAAAAATGTTGCTGCGTTTGTCGTTGTCTATGGCATCTTTTCATCTCTTGGTGAATTCGGACCTGGGGACAACATCGGTTTATGTGCTGCAAAGACCAGTGCAACTTCCATCCGTGGCCAATACTACGCTATTGCAGCCGCATTTGGCAAGATAGGCGCTTTTGTTGGCACTTATGTGTTTCCGATAATCCAAAACAACGCTCCCAATGACGTGcgccaaggacaagatccttACTTTGTTAGCAGCTCCCTATGCATCTTCAGCGCATTTCTGGCCTACTTCTTGCTGCCACCTATTGGGCAG GATACAATTACCGAAGAGGACGCCAAGTTCCGTGCTTACCTCGAAGCTCAAGGTTATGATACCTCAACTCTGGGGAATCACCGTCCACAACATTGA
- a CDS encoding proteasome regulatory particle lid subunit RPN7, with protein sequence MGSDPQYIKFPDLTLAQHVFNLSNPSCSPTIRQTSLKRIQDAISEHKMAPFYRHLAHPVEGILNHSGEGVPQHSTHGSNKPLITSNLLASRKPSQKIDFPWDEALYQSLVEDNKKELEAFQKEEDEAEEAAGETEVLAARGKRAEFWARVGDKDKAIESHEALLEKTTFLGTKIDLVLAMVRIGLFFGDAVSVKKNIEKADTLIESGGDWDRRNRLKAYKGLHLLTVRSYNLAAPLLLDSLSTFTSYELCSYSALVIYSVLAGSLSLKRVDFKAKVVDAPEIKAILGAGEDRLAALTGEISAGEGARDEEMKDASVSTATPGTATTAINLTTLGTGSGLQAETEAPIDFSPLANLVDSLYSGNYRTFFRALAAVEDNFLTQDRYLYEHRAWFVREMRLRAYQQLLQSYRVVGLNSMANAFGVTVDFLDRDLAKFIASNRIACTIDRVNGIIETNRPDDKNKQYADLVKHGDALITKLQKYGQAVRLRGSERS encoded by the exons ATGGGGTCTGATCCGCAGTATATCAAGTTCCCTGATCTCACCCTCGCCCAGCATGTCTTCAACCTTTCCAACCCATCATGCTCCCCGACAATACGACAGACGTCACTGAAGAGAATTCAGGATGCAATCTCAGAGCATAAGATGGCTCCTTTTTACCGACACCTTGCACATCCCGTTGAAGGCATTCTGAACCATTCTGGCGAAGGTGTACCTCAGCACAGCACCCACGGGTCGAACAAGCCTTTGATTACCTCCAACTTGCTGGCGTCTCGGAAGCCATCACAGAAGATCGATTTCCCATGGGATGAAGCGCTGTACCAGTCTCTGGTTGAGGATAACAAGAAAGAGTTAGAAGCCTtccagaaggaagaagacgaggccGAAGAAGCAGCTGGTGAGACTGAGGTCTTGGCCGCGCGGGGAAAGCGTGCCGAATTCTGGGCACGGGTAGGAGATAAG GACAAAGCTATCGAGTCACACGAAGCGCTCCTTGAGAAGACAACGTTTCTCGGAACCAAAATTGATCTCGTTCTTGCCATGGTTCGAATTGGCCTCTTCTTTGGCGATGCCGTGTCCGTCAAGAAGAATATCGAGAAGGCGGATACTCTGATCGAGAGTGGTGGTGACTGGGATCGGAGGAATCGTCTTAAGGCCTACAAGGGCCTCCATCTGCTCACTGTTCGCTCCTACAACCTCGCggctcctcttctcctcgatAGTCTATCTACATTTACAAGCTACGAGCTGTGCAGTTATTCTGCCCTGGTCATCTATTCGGTCCTCGCGGGCTCGTTGTCGCTCAAGCGAGTAGACTTCAAAGCAAAGGTCGTGGACGCCCCTGAAATCAAGGCAATCCTCGGAGCTGGGGAGGACAGGTTGGCTGCTCTGACTGGCGAGATCTccgctggagaaggtgctcgggatgaggagatgaaggatgcaTCGGTATCTACGGCTACTCCAGGCACCGCCACCACCGCAATCAACTTGACCACCTTGGGAACAGGTTCTGGCCTTCAGGCCGAGACAGAAGCCCCCATTGACTTTTCGCCTCTCGCCAACTTGGTTGATAGCCTTTACAGCGGCAACTACCGGACATTTTTCCGGGCATTGGCGGCCGTGGAAGATAATTTTCTCACGCAGGATCGGTACCTGTATGAGCACCGGGCTTGGTTCGTTCGCGAGATGAGACTCCGGGCCTACCAGCAGCTGCTTCAAAGCTACCGGGTGGTTGGGTTGAACAGCATGGCAAATGCCTTTGGCGTCACTGTCGACTTCCTGGATCG GGATTTGGCCAAGTTTATCGCCAGCAACCGTATCGCGTGCACCATCGACCGAGTGAATGGAATCATTGAGACGAACCGGCCTGACGACAAGAACAAGCAGTATGCTGATTTGGTCAAGCATGGTGATGCCCTCATCACGAAGCTTCAGAAGTACGGCCAGGCTGTGCGGCTACGGGGGAGCGAACGAAGCTAG
- a CDS encoding putative alanine aminotransferase, with translation MITEPTMTVPYTTKRTASDLGPRRLRADNINPNVKAAKYAVRGELAVKAEEYRVRLAKGDKSLPFDSVIFANIGNPQQLDQKPITFFRQVLSLLENTALLEKPEVLRSSFGYNQDVIDRAKKLLADIQSVGAYSHSQGAPVIRESVAKFIEERDGFPANPQDLYLCAGASSGVSTLLNVICNGPTAGVLVPIPQYPLYTATLSLLNAQCVPYHLEEDKAWGTDVEAIRQSLVRAKAEGTEVRAIVVINPGNPTGASLSPEDIKSVLDIAAEEKLVVIADEVYQTNVFVGEFTSFKKRLRQLQQEVPGKYDNVELASLHSVSKGMVGECGHRGGYFELVGFDPLVAAEIYKFVSIMLCPPVIGQCLVELMVNPPKKGEPSYELYQKEYNSISDGLHKRALALYEAFKQMEGVECQEPQGAMYLFPSITLPPKAVEAAAAEGRNADEFYCLRLLDATGVCVVPGSGFGQKENTLHFRTTFLAPGTDWVERIVKFHAEFMAKYK, from the exons ATGATCACAGAACCCACCATGACCGTGCCATATACCACCAAGCGGACCGCTTCTGATCTCGGCCCTCGTCGTCTCCGTGCCGATAATATCAATCCCAACGTCAAGGCGGCCAAGTATGCTGTCCGTGGTGAGCTTGCCGTCAAGGCGGAGGAATACCGTGTGAGATTGGCCAAGGGAGACAAGTCTTTGCCCTTTGACAGTGTCATTTTCGCCAATATTGGCAACCCCCAGCAGCTGGATCAAAAACCCATCACCTTCTTCCGTCAAGTACTCAGTCTTCTCGAGAACACCGCATTGCTTGAAAAACCGGAGGTCCTGCGGTCGTCTTTCGGCTACAACCAGGACGTCATTGACCGGGCTAAGAAGCTTCTTGCGGACATTCAGAGCGTCGGTGCCTACAGTCACAGCCAGGGAGCACCAGTAATTCGGGAGAGCGTGGCCAAATTCATCGAGGAGCGTGATGGCTTCCCCGCCAACCCGCAAGACCTGTACCTCTGCGCTGGTGCGTCGTCCGGTGTTAGCACGCTGCTGAATGTCATCTGCAACGGTCCCACCGCCGGTGTCCTTGTGCCGATTCCCCAATATCCTCTGTACACCGCCACCCTGTCCCTTCTCAATGCACAGTGCGTCCCATACCATTTAGAGGAGGACAAGGCCTGGGGTACCGACGTGGAGGCCATCCGGCAATCTCTGGTGCGCGCCAAGGCCGAGGGCACTGAGGTTCGTGCTATCGTCGTCATCAACCCCGGTAACCCGACGGGTGCCTCGCTCAGCCCCGAGGACATCAAGAGCGTGCTTGAcatcgccgccgaggagaagctggtcgTCATCGCCGACGAGGTGTACCAGACCAACGTCTTCGTGGGCGAGTTcacatccttcaagaagAGACTGCGCCAACTCCAGCAGGAGGTGCCTGGCAAGTACGACAATGTCGAACTTGCTTCTCTGCACAGTGTGTCCAAGGGTATGGTGGGCGAATGCGGTCACCGAGGCGGTTACTTTGAACTCGTCGGATTCGACCCCTTGGTCGCGGCCGAGATTTACAAGTTTGTTAGCATTATGCTGTGCCCGCCGGTGATCGGTCAGTGCCTGGTCGAACTTATGGTGAACCCACCCAAGAAGGGCGAGCCCAGTTACGAGTTGTATCAGAAGGAGTACAACAGCATTAGCGATGGCCTACACAAGCGTGCCCTCGCCCTGTACGAAGCCTTCAAGCAGATGGAGGGCGTTGAATGCCAGGAGCCTCAG GGCGCCATGTACCTCTTCCCCAGCATCACCCTGCCCCCCAAGGCCGTCGAAGCCGCCGCTGCCGAAGGTCGGAACGCCGACGAATTCTACTGTCTGCGCCTCCTCGACGCAACGGGTGTTTGCGTGGTCCCCGGTTCCGGCTTTGGACAGAAGGAGAACACGCTCCACTTCCGCACAACCTTCCTTGCCCCCGGCACTGACTGGGTCGAGCGGATCGTCAAGTTCCACGCCGAGTTCATGGCCAAGTATAAATAG
- a CDS encoding copper fist DNA-binding domain-containing protein: MLIDGEKWACEACVRGHRVSSCHHSDRPLTHINKKGRPVSQCAHCRGLRKSRTTHTRCECGDKKKNSHKNDLDPNAVDKRDLKQDSRPKCGCTHGQRCICALKKEPHLDTVPETGLPPHPPAAPSEQPKKPQLTSAKSESTLTIFRDGHHKPAHKHNDMAHKCGLPYTIPRSHTIHTTSDVPRRSVEFLPLTEPTFLEKAFTSQVQSETQSNGSQQRLVNSEHGSPDHGPAAATEDITTTVPPLDMSSFFPQAQPSMGQSSGGAAESISTPLGQIPLNPLDPVMTSMPPLDVSFPSFPTTTATTSTSPVTSLALQDPYKEPFFASPDSDLPLNSAAFSAPPVDWSNFPLYSSDIPTATSTQAPSYASFDYNSMAPGFTAPSSSGDISEAEDFGPLSGLGNTSGDLHDMHSASDGSDFDHFRISSASSFIGLPQAQLLSSNNLEAIDIDEFLKSANESTAALEHQLQASMGVEPKPVPAQNTFVPLTDADTFKPMPDSTTSLPMTTSPAETMWPTAMFDSSAPSMDDSNGNFYTPPWV; the protein is encoded by the exons ATGCTCATCGATGGCGAGAAGTGGGCTTGTGAAGCTTGCGTCCGGGGTCACCGAGTCAGCAGCTGTCACCATAGTG ACCGCCCCTTGACCCACATCAACAAAAAAGGCCGTCCAGTCTCTCAATGCGCCCACTGTCGCGGCTTACGCAAGTCACGGACAACCCACACCAGGTGCGAGTGTGGtgataagaagaagaatagcCACAAAAATGATTTAGATCCCAACGCTGTTGACAAACGGGATCTCAAGC AGGACTCCCGTCCAAAATGTGGCTGCACTCATGGTCAGCGCTGTATCTGCGCGCTGAAGAAGGAACCCCATCTAGATACTGTTCCGGAAACTGGCCTGCCTCCGCATCCGCCTGCAGCACCGTCGGAGCAGCCAAAGAAGCCGCAGTTGACTTCAGCCAAGTCGGAAAGCACGCTCACTATCTTCCGCGATGGTCACCACAAGCCGGCTCACAAGCATAATGACATGGCACACAAGTGTGGTCTGCCCTACACAATCCCGCGCTCACATACCATCCACACTACGTCCGATGTTCCGCGCCGATCGGTTGAATTTCTGCCTTTGACTGAGCCCACGTTTCTGGAGAAGGCCTTTACCAGCCAAGTGCAGTCGGAAACGCAGTCGAACGGTTCGCAACAGCGACTTGTCAATTCTGAACATGGATCGCCCGATCATGGTCCAGCTGCCGCTACGGAAGATATTACCACGACGGTACCTCCGCTCGACAtgtcttccttcttccctcAAGCTCAGCCGTCTATGGGCCAGTCTTCTGGCGGCGCAGCGGAGTCAATATCAACGCCCCTGGGTCAGATCCCCTTGAATCCGCTTGATCCTGTCATGACCAGCATGCCGCCTCTCGATGTCTCGTTCCCCTCATTTCCGACAACGACTGCGACAACGTCGACATCCCCAGTGACCTCCCTGGCGCTCCAAGATCCCTACAAGGAGCCTTTCTTCGCATCGCCCGACAGCGACCTGCCGCTGAACTCCGCTGCCTTTAGCGCGCCTCCGGTCGATTGGTCCAATTTCCCTCTGTATTCCTCAGATATTCCCACTGCGACCAGCACACAGGCTCCTTCCTACGCGAGCTTCGACTACAATTCGATGGCGCCCGGATTCACCGCCCCGTCCTCGTCTGGTGACATCTCCGAAGCTGAGGATTTTGGGCCGCTGTCGGGTCTGGGAAATACTAGTGGCGATCTGCATGATATGCACAGTGCCAGCGATGGTTCGGATTTCGATCATTTCCGTATcagctccgcctcctcgTTCATTGGCCTGCCGCAAGCTCAGCTGTTGTCTTCAAACAACCTTGAGGCGATCGACATCGACGAGTTCCTCAAGTCCGCCAACGAGTCGACTGCCGCCTTGGAACATCAGCTACAGGCCAGCATGGGGGTAGAACCTAAGCCCGTCCCTGCGCAAAACACCTTTGTCCCTTTGACTGATGCAGACACCTTCAAGCCTATGCCTGATTCGACGACGAGCCTGCCGATGACGACGTCTCCTGCGGAGACCATGTGGCCTACTGCGATGTTTGATTCCAGTGCTCCGTCCATGGATGACAGTAATGGCAACTTCTATACCCCGCCCTGGGTATAA
- a CDS encoding putative C6 finger domain protein has product MNSREHSDMPPATSYPSPNAAQMAQGSMPYYGNRQLTADELLSAELSRETSGPGLNDGSSNGVHHGQSMVMGSSNPGATDMGRPSSPDQHQQHMLQFTPGQQVGVDPNHDLSYGDQSARRKRSKISRACDECRRKKVRCDASSESGVETCSNCRRLGVACQFSRVPMKRGPSKGYIKELAERLHTLESQMQPAMVHPDMQYQAMNEVSPPRPYQEFSPPMDAGSIGHAGETSTDPMNSSVMGNTAPKPGNLFWSTNEHEIPHGLDIPDVSKHGIEEDMTPLDVDGGALNAYYAKIHTIFPILPHSKDRLLEILHQCSREVQEVFLYALYTVTRTNLDRVLSTFERVTSFDNAQDLLLYYTRQPALVRPTAVNLVWLQATLLMILDCDSRGPENIVLKDGVPKHSLIQSATKLGSDMAKSLDQLKAKRSSDADVDSDANLVRRSWVSLAILARWYAISVADLSVLVNQEIGGREDERVLGSVTAGIGAYSSFLVEMVTLAAMEHNVCQSNTGLGRMIGANLVASLERLGQIEDLRKPYDAAEETPSHGFFESLQNQLYWTVRLLIKRHIFVYSPYEIIYCAVEVINELHKATMESRPATPFDLHSLALASMTLLEATVLPEHTNECWDTLRKVEEILDRRAKVSAEATEFENIYATPGWDSKIRIFIDWRRSRAQEPQHQESSVNKTSSTAPPVMGPNEQRSLQHLADLAVGAEGSVAASSSSPPPLASTENNVNTTSPHLASSSAHQASRVVVDFTLLTKEGYLNVFSGLIYRRTR; this is encoded by the exons ATGAACTCCCGCGAGCATTCTGATATGCCTCCGGCTACATCTTACCCGTCTCCCAACGCGGCGCAAATGGCTCAGGGCTCCATGCCGTACTATGGAAATCGCCAGTTGACCGCCGACGAACTTTTGTCCGCCGAGCTCTCGCGCGAGACTTCCGGACCAGGCCTGAACGACGGTTCGAGTAACGGCGTGCATCACGGCCAATCGATGGTTATGGGCTCGTCCAACCCCGGTGCCACTGATATGGGTCGCCCTTCATCGCCGgaccaacaccaacaacatATGCTGCAGTTCACTCCCGGTCAGCAGGTGGGCGTCGATCCGAATCATGATCTGAGTTATGGAGACCAGAGCGCTAGAAGGAAGAGGTCGAAGATTTCTCGGGCCTGCGATGAGTGTAGACGCAAGAAG GTCCGCTGCGATGCAAGCTCTGAATCTGGGGTCGAGACGTGCTCGAATTGTCGTCGACTCGGCGTTGCTTGCCAATTTAGTCGTGTGCCCATGAAACGTGGTCCTAGCAAAGG CTATATCAAGGAACTTGCGGAGCGTCTACACACTCTCGAAAGTCAGATGCAGCCTGCTATGGTGCACCCGGACATGCAGTACCAGGCCATGAATGAGGTGTCGCCTCCCCGACCCTACCAGGAATTCTCCCCACCAATGGATGCCGGCTCTATTGGAC ATGCTGGCGAGACCTCGACAGATCCAATGAACTCTTCGGTTATGGGAAACACTGCACCCAAACCTGGAAACCTGTTCTGGTCAACAAATGAGCATGAGATTCCACATGGCCTTGACATCCCGGACGTGTCCAAACACGGTATCGAAGAGGACATGACGCCTTTGGACGTCGATGGAGGTGCTCTCAATGC TTACTATGCCAAGATTCACACCATCTTCCCAATCCTGCCGCATTCGAAGGACCGGCTGCTAGAGATTCTCCATCAATGCAGTCGCGAGGTCCAGGAAGTGTTTTTGTACGCTCTGTACACTGTGACGCGCACGAACTTGGACCGGGTGCTGAGCACCTTCGAGAGAGTGACTTCGTTTGATAATGCGCAGGATCTTCTGTTATATTACACTCGGCAGCCGGCTCTGGTTCGTCCAACTGCCGTCAACCTGGTATGGCTTCAGGCTACGCTGCTCATGATCCTGGACTGTGACTCGCGTGGTCCCGAGAACATTGTCCTCAAAGATGGGGTGCCTAAACATTCTTTGATTCAGTCCGCCACGAAACTCGGTTCTGATATGGCGAAGAGTCTTGATCAATTGAAGGCTAAACGGTCCTCAGACGCCGACGTGGACTCAGATGCAAATCTTGTGAGGCGCAGTTGGGTATCCCTAGCTATACTGGCGCGGTGGTATGCCATCAGTGTAGCCGATCTGAGCGTCTTGGTGAACCAGGAGATAGGTGGTCGGGAAGATGAACGCGTTCTTGGATCTGTCACCGCAGGGATTGGTG CTTACTCTTCGTTCCTGGTCGAAATGGTCACTCTTGCCGCCATGGAGCACAATGTGTGCCAATCGAATACTGGACTGGGTCGCATGATCGGTGCGAATTTGGTTGCTTCTCTCGAACGTCTGGGACAGATTGAGGACCTCCGGAAGCCCTATGATGCAGCCGAAGAAACACCATCGCACGGGTTCTTCGAAAGCCTGCAAAACCAACTCTACTGGACAGTCCGGCTGCTCATCAAACGGCATATCTTTGTCTACAGCCCTTATGAGATTATTTACTGCGCGGTGGAGGTTATCAATGAGCTGCATAAAGCGACTATGGAGTCCCGCCCTGCGACGCCTTTTGATCTCCACAGCTTAGCGTTAGCTTCCATGACCTTGCTCGAAGCTACTGTTCTACCGGAACACACAAATGAGTGCTGGGACACGCTGAGGAAGGTTGAAGAGATCCTGGACCGCCGCGCGAAGGTGTCTGCCGAAGCTACTGAGTTCGAAAATATCTACGCCACACCTGGCTGGGACTCGAAGATCCGCATCTTCATAGACTGGAGGCGTTCGCGAGCCCAGGAGCCTCAGCATCAGGAATCCAGCGTGAACAAAACCAGCTCTACAGCCCCCCCGGTCATGGGTCCAAACGAGCAGCGCTCCCTTCAACATCTGGCGGATCTCGCCGTCGGCGCCGAGGGATCCGTGGCTGCCAGCTCGTCTTCGCCACCACCGCTTGCCTCGACCGAGAATAACGTCAACACGACATCGCCCCATCTGGCGTCGTCGTCTGCGCACCAGGCAAGCCGTGTAGTCGTCGACTTCACTCTTCTTACCAAAGAGGGTTATTTAAATGTCTTTTCGGGGTTGATTTACCGTCGAACTCGCTAA